In the Pseudomonadota bacterium genome, one interval contains:
- a CDS encoding sugar phosphate isomerase/epimerase — translation MSATPLALGLCSVTFRGLAPAQVIELAAANGVAGIEWGSDKHVPPGDLEAARQVARRCRDLGIRVSSIGSYVEAGATTGQPFASVLDLAEAMGAPTIRVWAGKRGVGSEAASAGDRQAVADALKGMASRAAERGVAVGLEFHPGTLTDTLSSTLDLLSAVDHPNLTTYWQPRPGIGRAEALDEVAALDGKISHFHVFSWTAAKERLPLIAHEAFWLPVLRRALANSLGAPMPRYAMLEFVANDDPAAFRADARTLAGWIASVTER, via the coding sequence ATGAGCGCTACTCCTCTGGCGCTTGGCCTCTGCTCGGTCACCTTTCGCGGCCTCGCACCCGCCCAGGTGATCGAGCTGGCGGCGGCCAACGGCGTCGCCGGCATCGAGTGGGGATCGGACAAGCATGTTCCGCCCGGCGACCTCGAGGCCGCGCGCCAAGTGGCCAGGCGCTGCCGCGACCTGGGGATCCGGGTCTCATCGATCGGCTCCTATGTCGAGGCCGGCGCCACCACAGGTCAGCCCTTTGCCTCCGTTCTCGATCTCGCAGAAGCCATGGGCGCCCCCACGATCCGGGTCTGGGCCGGCAAGCGCGGCGTCGGCTCCGAGGCGGCGAGTGCCGGCGACCGCCAGGCCGTGGCCGACGCGCTCAAAGGGATGGCGAGCCGTGCCGCCGAGCGCGGCGTTGCGGTCGGCCTCGAGTTCCATCCGGGAACGCTTACCGACACTCTGTCGTCCACCCTCGACCTCCTCAGCGCGGTCGATCACCCCAACCTCACCACCTATTGGCAGCCGCGCCCGGGGATCGGGCGGGCGGAGGCGCTGGATGAGGTGGCGGCGCTCGACGGCAAGATCTCGCATTTCCATGTCTTCTCCTGGACGGCGGCGAAGGAACGGCTGCCCTTGATCGCCCACGAGGCATTCTGGCTGCCGGTGCTGCGTCGTGCCCTTGCCAACTCGCTTGGCGCGCCCATGCCGCGATATGCCATGCTGGAATTCGTCGCCAATGACGATCCCGCCGCCTTCCGTGCGGATGCGCGCACGCTCGCCGGCTGGATCGCATCGGTCACCGAGCGATGA
- a CDS encoding glutathione S-transferase: protein MILVGQYDSPYVRRVAVSLRVLGYAYVHDKSSVFADFDAMRRINPLGRVPSLILEGATVLIDSAAILDWLDQSVGPAKALIPQGGEARRRALGFIALATGAIDKIGAEAYERLIRPSAYRWPEWIQRCRTQGQGALDALEREVWPESAGLDQAQITTVCMIRYVRMADPELMPEGRYPGLDALSRRLEAKPEFQATYPADYVVPRGE from the coding sequence ATGATCCTGGTCGGTCAGTACGACTCTCCCTATGTGCGCCGGGTGGCGGTGTCGCTGCGCGTGCTGGGCTATGCCTATGTGCACGACAAAAGCTCGGTCTTCGCCGATTTCGACGCGATGCGCCGGATCAACCCCTTGGGCCGCGTTCCTTCGCTCATTCTCGAAGGTGCGACGGTGTTGATCGACTCGGCTGCGATCCTGGACTGGCTCGATCAGTCCGTCGGACCCGCAAAGGCGCTCATCCCGCAGGGCGGCGAGGCGCGGCGGCGGGCGCTCGGCTTCATCGCGCTGGCGACCGGCGCCATCGACAAGATCGGCGCCGAGGCCTATGAGCGCCTCATCCGTCCGTCCGCCTATCGCTGGCCCGAATGGATCCAGCGCTGCCGGACCCAGGGCCAAGGCGCGCTCGACGCGCTGGAGCGCGAGGTCTGGCCGGAGTCTGCGGGGCTCGACCAGGCGCAAATCACCACGGTCTGCATGATCCGCTATGTGCGGATGGCCGACCCCGAGCTCATGCCGGAGGGACGCTATCCAGGCCTGGACGCGCTCTCCCGGCGCCTGGAGGCGAAGCCGGAATTCCAGGCGACATACCCAGCCGACTACGTCGTGCCGCGGGGGGAGTGA
- a CDS encoding hydroxyacid dehydrogenase: protein MTRKLRSLIAFNPGNRPDLLSDGQIEALAGMTDLLRRAPVLDWRDPAIQPLLHRTEILVTGWGAPKIDAVLLDAMPKLGLIAHLAGSVKAMLDPAIWRRGIAVVNAVAGNAVPVAEFTLAAILFANKQVFRLNRVYRERRAMAKPWSKLAPGLGNYRKVVGIIGASRVGRRVIALLRPFDFTVLLADPYVAAEDARQLGVEPVPLDELLARSDVVSLHAPSTPATRTLIDRRHLALMRDGTVFINTARGALVDQDALIEATRSGRLDAIIDVTEPDELPPDSPLYDIPNVFLTPHIAGAQGRETERMVELVFAEIERYLRGNALQHRVEAVDLERLA from the coding sequence ATGACGCGAAAGCTTCGTTCGCTGATCGCCTTCAATCCCGGCAATCGTCCCGATCTCCTGAGCGACGGGCAGATCGAGGCCTTGGCTGGGATGACCGATCTGCTGCGCCGCGCACCGGTCCTCGACTGGAGAGATCCCGCCATCCAGCCATTGCTGCATCGCACGGAAATCCTGGTGACGGGATGGGGGGCGCCCAAAATCGATGCGGTGCTGCTGGACGCCATGCCGAAGCTCGGCCTCATCGCCCATCTCGCCGGCTCGGTCAAAGCCATGCTCGATCCCGCCATATGGCGGCGCGGCATCGCCGTCGTCAATGCGGTTGCCGGCAACGCCGTGCCGGTCGCGGAGTTCACGCTGGCCGCGATCCTCTTCGCCAACAAGCAGGTGTTCCGCCTCAACCGGGTCTATCGCGAGCGCCGCGCCATGGCCAAGCCTTGGAGCAAGCTGGCGCCGGGGCTGGGCAACTACCGCAAGGTGGTCGGCATCATCGGCGCCTCGCGGGTTGGCCGGCGTGTCATCGCGTTGCTGCGACCCTTCGATTTCACCGTCCTTCTCGCCGATCCCTATGTCGCGGCGGAGGACGCGCGCCAGCTCGGCGTCGAGCCCGTCCCGCTCGATGAGCTGCTGGCGCGTTCGGATGTGGTGAGCTTGCACGCCCCCTCGACTCCGGCAACGCGCACGCTGATCGATCGCCGCCATTTGGCGCTCATGCGCGACGGCACGGTCTTCATCAACACCGCCCGCGGTGCCTTGGTGGATCAGGACGCCTTGATCGAGGCGACGCGCTCCGGGCGTCTCGATGCGATCATCGATGTGACCGAGCCGGATGAGCTGCCGCCGGACTCGCCCCTCTACGACATACCCAATGTATTCCTGACGCCGCACATTGCCGGGGCCCAAGGCCGGGAGACCGAACGGATGGTCGAGCTCGTCTTCGCCGAGATCGAGCGCTATCTGCGGGGCAACGCGCTTCAGCATAGGGTCGAGGCGGTCGATCTGGAGCGTTTGGCATGA
- a CDS encoding DUF2264 domain-containing protein — MSRDLGFRPLSGNPFRSRADVAAAVEALFQPLRSCFSPGRARVRVATSAARFDEAAAELEGFSRPLWGLVPLAVGGGTSDAWELVCQGLASGSDPSHPEFWGWTEERDQRMVEMAAIGFALALVPELVWEPLPSRVRDNLLRWLSGINEHETVDNNWRFFRVLVNLGLQRVGGPWRRDLVADALAKLDRFYLGDGWYRDGERCQLDYYVAFAFHFYGLIYARLAQEWDQERSATYRERARLFARDFRHWFGRDGAAIPFGRSLTYRFAQGAFWGALAFADVEALPWGEVKGLYLRHLRWWSDKPIADRNGALTIGYSYANLLISEEYNSPQSPYWAMKAFLPLAVAGEHPFWRAEETSSMLPSLSVQKHAGLVLQEDETHAVMLSSGQTNRLARQGTAKYAKFAYSSRFGFSVESGWGGIDHGCYDSMLAVALADVPDQYRVREIAEETAQSGGWLYSRWKPWAEVEVETWLVPVDLPWLLRIHRLRSERAILTKEGGFAADRTGSTHADREFLSPTEVQEIRIDAAGGILGIRDLALAGRAPGRLAATARPLPNTNLISSRTIMPMLLGRHASGRHLMATAVFATHGKDTADRLWPKPPVVPQGPWFDD; from the coding sequence ATGAGCCGAGATCTCGGCTTTCGGCCGCTCAGCGGCAACCCCTTCCGCAGCCGAGCGGATGTCGCTGCCGCGGTCGAGGCGCTCTTCCAGCCGCTGCGGTCCTGCTTCAGCCCGGGCCGCGCGCGGGTGCGGGTCGCCACCAGTGCTGCCCGCTTCGACGAGGCGGCGGCCGAGCTCGAAGGCTTCTCCCGGCCGCTCTGGGGTCTGGTGCCGCTCGCGGTCGGCGGCGGCACCAGCGATGCCTGGGAGCTCGTTTGCCAGGGACTCGCCAGCGGCAGCGATCCGAGCCATCCCGAATTCTGGGGTTGGACCGAGGAGCGCGACCAACGCATGGTCGAGATGGCGGCGATCGGCTTCGCGTTGGCCCTGGTGCCGGAGCTGGTCTGGGAGCCTTTGCCGTCCCGCGTGCGCGACAATCTCTTGCGCTGGCTCTCCGGCATCAACGAGCATGAGACCGTCGACAACAACTGGCGCTTCTTCCGCGTTTTGGTGAATCTCGGTTTGCAGCGCGTCGGCGGCCCCTGGCGTCGGGACCTGGTGGCCGATGCGTTGGCCAAGCTCGACCGTTTCTATCTGGGCGACGGCTGGTACCGCGACGGCGAGCGTTGCCAGCTCGACTACTACGTGGCCTTCGCCTTCCATTTCTACGGCCTCATCTATGCGCGCCTCGCGCAAGAGTGGGACCAGGAGCGAAGCGCCACCTACCGCGAGCGGGCTCGTCTTTTCGCCCGGGATTTTCGCCATTGGTTCGGCCGCGACGGTGCGGCCATCCCCTTCGGCCGCAGCTTGACCTACCGCTTCGCCCAGGGTGCGTTCTGGGGCGCGCTCGCCTTCGCCGATGTCGAAGCCCTCCCCTGGGGCGAGGTCAAGGGCCTCTATCTCCGCCATCTCCGCTGGTGGTCGGACAAGCCGATCGCCGATCGCAACGGCGCGCTCACCATCGGCTACAGCTATGCCAATCTCCTGATCTCGGAGGAGTACAACTCGCCGCAGTCGCCCTATTGGGCGATGAAGGCATTCCTGCCGCTCGCGGTCGCCGGCGAGCATCCGTTCTGGCGGGCCGAAGAGACGTCGTCGATGCTGCCGTCGCTCTCGGTGCAAAAGCATGCCGGGCTTGTCCTGCAAGAGGATGAGACCCACGCGGTGATGCTGTCGTCCGGTCAGACGAACCGGCTCGCCCGGCAGGGCACGGCGAAATATGCGAAGTTCGCCTATTCCTCGCGCTTCGGCTTCAGCGTCGAGAGCGGTTGGGGCGGGATCGATCACGGCTGCTACGACAGCATGCTTGCCGTCGCCCTCGCCGATGTCCCCGATCAGTATCGGGTTCGCGAAATCGCCGAGGAGACCGCGCAGTCAGGTGGTTGGCTCTATTCCCGCTGGAAGCCCTGGGCCGAGGTCGAGGTCGAGACTTGGCTCGTCCCCGTCGATCTGCCGTGGCTCCTGCGCATCCACCGATTGCGCAGCGAGCGGGCGATCCTGACCAAAGAGGGCGGGTTCGCCGCCGATCGCACCGGATCGACCCATGCCGATCGGGAGTTCTTGTCGCCGACCGAAGTGCAGGAGATCCGCATCGATGCCGCCGGCGGCATCCTCGGCATCCGCGACCTCGCGCTTGCCGGCCGCGCACCCGGGCGCCTTGCGGCGACGGCCCGGCCCTTGCCGAACACCAATCTCATCAGCTCCCGCACCATCATGCCGATGCTGCTGGGTCGCCATGCGTCTGGCCGTCATCTCATGGCAACGGCGGTGTTCGCAACCCACGGCAAGGATACCGCCGATCGTCTTTGGCCGAAGCCGCCGGTCGTACCGCAAGGTCCGTGGTTCGACGATTGA